Proteins co-encoded in one Hyla sarda isolate aHylSar1 chromosome 4, aHylSar1.hap1, whole genome shotgun sequence genomic window:
- the NPM2 gene encoding nucleoplasmin-2 isoform X1 produces MASTASNTSKLEKPVSLIWGCELNEQNKTFVFKVSDEDKTEHQLALRTVCLGDKAKDEFHIVEIVPQEVAGTVSQPVPIATLKPSILPMATMVGIELTPPITFQLKAGSGPVYISGQHIALEEDYSWAEEEDEEEEVEEEEEEDPESPPKAVKRPAASKKGSQAKKKKMDKDEEEEGSEEDSPVKKGKGAGRGRKPAAKK; encoded by the exons ATGGCCTCTACAGCTAGTAACACCAGCAAGCTTGAGAAACCAGTGTCTCTCATATGGG GGTGTGAGCTGAATGAGCAGAACAAGACCTTTGTGTTCAAAGTGTCAGATGAAGACAAGACCGAGCACCAGCTGGCCCTAAGAACA GTATGTCTGGGGGACAAGGCCAAAGATGAGTTCCATATAGTAGAAATAGTTCCTCAAGAGGTAGCAGGGACTGTCTCCCAACCTGTTCCCATAGCCACTCTAAAGCCATCTATTTTGCCAATG GCTACGATGGTCGGCATTGAGTTGACTCCCCCGATCACCTTCCAGTTGAAGGCTGGCTCTGGACCTGTATATATTAGCGGTCAGCACATTGCAT TGGAGGAAGATTATTCATGGGCCGAGGAGGAGGACGAAGAAGAGGAggtagaagaggaagaggaggaagatcCTGAATCTCCCCCAAAAGCAGTTAAAAGGCCAGCAGCCTCCAAGAAAGGAAGCCAAGCGAAG AAGaagaaaatggacaaagatgaGGAGGAAGA GGGCTCTGAAGAAGACAGTCCAGTAAAAAAG GGCAAAGGAGCAGGAAGAGGCAGGAAGCCAGCTGCTAAGAAATGA
- the NPM2 gene encoding nucleoplasmin-2 isoform X2, which yields MASTASNTSKLEKPVSLIWGCELNEQNKTFVFKVSDEDKTEHQLALRTVCLGDKAKDEFHIVEIVPQEVAGTVSQPVPIATLKPSILPMATMVGIELTPPITFQLKAGSGPVYISGQHIALEEDYSWAEEEDEEEEVEEEEEEDPESPPKAVKRPAASKKGSQAKKKMDKDEEEEGSEEDSPVKKGKGAGRGRKPAAKK from the exons ATGGCCTCTACAGCTAGTAACACCAGCAAGCTTGAGAAACCAGTGTCTCTCATATGGG GGTGTGAGCTGAATGAGCAGAACAAGACCTTTGTGTTCAAAGTGTCAGATGAAGACAAGACCGAGCACCAGCTGGCCCTAAGAACA GTATGTCTGGGGGACAAGGCCAAAGATGAGTTCCATATAGTAGAAATAGTTCCTCAAGAGGTAGCAGGGACTGTCTCCCAACCTGTTCCCATAGCCACTCTAAAGCCATCTATTTTGCCAATG GCTACGATGGTCGGCATTGAGTTGACTCCCCCGATCACCTTCCAGTTGAAGGCTGGCTCTGGACCTGTATATATTAGCGGTCAGCACATTGCAT TGGAGGAAGATTATTCATGGGCCGAGGAGGAGGACGAAGAAGAGGAggtagaagaggaagaggaggaagatcCTGAATCTCCCCCAAAAGCAGTTAAAAGGCCAGCAGCCTCCAAGAAAGGAAGCCAAGCGAAG aagaaaatggacaaagatgaGGAGGAAGA GGGCTCTGAAGAAGACAGTCCAGTAAAAAAG GGCAAAGGAGCAGGAAGAGGCAGGAAGCCAGCTGCTAAGAAATGA